A window of the Pseudobacteroides sp. genome harbors these coding sequences:
- a CDS encoding anti-sigma-I factor RsgI family protein, translating into MNDLDNIGVVIRIDEDEAIVMTDDVVFKRIKKRPGIYKGQKILISDSDIIQDSKANKKYFYPVFAAIASLLLIILASFHFFFDTSKPYLYMSIDINPSIELEVDDNECIDDIRALNIDGKILMENIKVKGIDINNAIRLIIEKSREMGYVKGNDERGTILIAAELENDNVKEETEGEKKFDEFLNRIKKDINKTYSSLLNAEVVKVPQGLREKAERIDLSMGRYYIYSEAGKNGRKISIEELYTTELGVLLGRIRSDNTDTNVNNEKAELVTKQPSASESIKPTPKERSSSLPVTHAVSTLPTPMIIPTLPQSTPLKLQTSKLVPTPKPVPTPQQIETIMSKGLIGEYYNCSDFTQYVISRIDPEVNFRWAENAPDAMIGEDTFSVRWTGFVVPRFSERYTFSTYADDGVRLWVNNTLIIDNWKSQSPVLTEGSIDLEAGKCYEIKLEYFEDVKSCQVKLSWRSDSQKQEIIPSSQLFHKADVYEGEKAAFSRSMEESTNTGFSGSGYINFNNEVGGYIDWVINIKNDGLYTLNFWYANGADIDRPLEIRINDSLVCSRLSFDSTGSWTKWGRQYIGVNLKAGINVIRTSAVLKDGPNIDRMEVLFK; encoded by the coding sequence ATGAATGATTTGGATAATATAGGGGTAGTTATCAGGATTGATGAAGATGAAGCCATTGTAATGACTGATGATGTGGTGTTTAAAAGGATCAAGAAGAGACCGGGGATATATAAAGGGCAAAAAATCCTTATAAGTGATAGTGATATTATTCAGGATAGCAAGGCAAACAAAAAATACTTTTATCCTGTATTTGCAGCTATAGCCTCCTTATTACTGATTATTCTGGCTTCATTCCATTTCTTTTTTGATACCAGCAAGCCCTACTTGTATATGAGCATAGACATTAATCCAAGTATTGAACTAGAAGTAGATGACAACGAATGCATAGATGATATCAGGGCTTTAAACATAGATGGAAAGATTCTAATGGAAAATATAAAAGTAAAAGGCATAGATATCAATAATGCTATAAGGTTGATCATAGAGAAATCAAGGGAAATGGGTTATGTTAAGGGAAATGACGAGAGGGGCACCATATTGATTGCGGCTGAATTGGAAAATGACAATGTTAAGGAAGAAACTGAAGGGGAAAAAAAGTTTGATGAATTTCTTAATAGAATAAAAAAAGATATAAATAAGACATACAGCAGCCTCTTGAATGCAGAGGTTGTCAAAGTTCCGCAAGGACTCAGGGAAAAGGCTGAGAGAATTGATCTTTCCATGGGAAGGTATTATATTTATTCAGAGGCTGGAAAGAATGGCAGGAAAATATCTATTGAAGAATTATATACAACAGAATTAGGAGTGCTTTTAGGAAGGATTCGTTCTGATAATACAGATACCAATGTAAATAATGAAAAGGCTGAACTAGTTACAAAACAGCCGTCTGCTTCCGAAAGCATTAAACCCACTCCAAAGGAGAGATCTTCGTCATTACCTGTGACACATGCTGTTTCAACATTACCAACACCAATGATTATACCAACTTTACCTCAATCAACTCCGCTGAAGTTACAAACAAGCAAGCTGGTACCAACACCCAAGCCGGTGCCAACACCCCAGCAAATCGAAACCATTATGAGTAAAGGGCTTATTGGAGAGTATTATAACTGCAGTGATTTTACCCAATACGTTATAAGCAGAATTGATCCGGAAGTTAACTTCAGGTGGGCTGAAAACGCCCCGGATGCTATGATTGGAGAAGATACTTTTTCGGTAAGATGGACAGGCTTTGTGGTTCCCAGATTTTCCGAAAGGTATACCTTTAGTACATATGCTGACGATGGAGTGAGATTATGGGTAAACAATACCTTGATTATAGATAACTGGAAGTCCCAATCACCGGTGCTTACAGAGGGAAGCATCGACTTGGAGGCGGGAAAGTGTTATGAAATAAAGCTGGAATACTTTGAAGATGTTAAATCTTGTCAAGTCAAGCTGTCCTGGAGAAGTGACTCACAAAAGCAAGAGATAATACCATCGAGCCAGCTATTCCATAAGGCTGATGTATATGAGGGAGAAAAGGCAGCCTTTTCAAGAAGCATGGAGGAGTCCACCAACACCGGTTTTTCCGGCAGCGGCTATATAAATTTCAATAATGAGGTAGGAGGTTATATTGATTGGGTTATAAATATAAAGAATGACGGTTTATATACTTTAAACTTCTGGTATGCTAATGGTGCGGACATTGACAGACCCTTGGAGATACGTATAAACGACAGCTTGGTTTGCAGTCGGCTGAGTTTTGATTCAACAGGTAGTTGGACTAAATGGGGCAGGCAATATATTGGGGTAAACTTAAAGGCTGGAATAAATGTAATAAGGACTTCTGCAGTTCTAAAAGACGGACCCAATATAGATAGAATGGAGGTGCTTTTCAAATAA
- a CDS encoding SGNH/GDSL hydrolase family protein, which yields MRKVISISLILFVLFTCLMMIPQGLLNTEAAAAKPTVYICGDSTVQTYSASYAPQAGWGQFIAKYFTTDILFVNKAIAGRSSKSFIADGRLDEIINVIKANDYLFVQFGHNDATISKPERYAEPNTTYKECLRQFIDRARAKSAIPVLITPVARLNYSNGIFKNDFPAYCTAMKEVAKEKNVPCIDLMSKSISYYTSLGYDKVYPFYMVSSNGTDYTHFTDVGATQIARIVSEGVKEAGLDMAKYLISSDVSTPTSTPTQKPIITPTPKPSNTPIFIPEDINRDKIVNMSDVILIAQSFNGSVNESNKRCDINNDGAINMSDVIRVALKFNVIID from the coding sequence ATGAGAAAAGTTATAAGTATAAGCTTGATATTGTTTGTATTGTTTACATGTCTTATGATGATTCCGCAAGGGCTGTTAAATACTGAGGCAGCAGCGGCAAAGCCTACTGTATATATTTGCGGGGACTCCACAGTTCAGACCTATTCAGCAAGCTATGCACCCCAGGCGGGTTGGGGGCAATTTATTGCCAAGTATTTTACCACAGATATTTTGTTTGTAAACAAAGCTATAGCGGGCAGGAGTTCCAAAAGCTTTATAGCTGATGGTCGCCTGGATGAGATCATAAATGTAATAAAGGCTAATGATTATCTATTTGTGCAGTTTGGTCACAATGATGCAACCATAAGCAAGCCTGAGCGTTATGCAGAACCCAATACCACTTACAAGGAATGCTTGAGACAATTTATTGACAGAGCAAGGGCCAAAAGTGCAATACCGGTTCTTATTACGCCTGTAGCAAGATTGAATTATTCTAATGGGATTTTTAAAAATGATTTCCCTGCCTATTGTACAGCCATGAAAGAAGTGGCAAAGGAAAAGAATGTACCCTGTATTGATTTAATGAGTAAAAGTATCAGCTACTATACATCTTTAGGATATGATAAGGTTTATCCCTTTTATATGGTTTCATCCAATGGAACGGATTATACACATTTTACTGACGTTGGTGCCACACAGATAGCAAGGATAGTTTCGGAGGGGGTAAAGGAAGCAGGGCTGGACATGGCAAAATATCTAATAAGTTCTGATGTATCCACTCCAACAAGTACTCCTACTCAGAAGCCAATAATTACTCCAACACCTAAGCCTTCCAACACACCGATTTTTATTCCTGAGGATATAAACCGAGACAAAATAGTAAATATGTCAGACGTTATACTAATTGCCCAAAGCTTTAACGGATCGGTTAATGAAAGCAACAAAAGGTGCGATATAAATAATGACGGGGCAATAAACATGAGTGATGTAATAAGGGTGGCATTGAAGTTTAATGTAATAATAGATTAA
- a CDS encoding sigma-70 family RNA polymerase sigma factor: MFKLGFNLREDKNSVEYIVAKIKSGDTNLKEEFIKDNILYITKLVSNIVGSYIDNKNSEEFSIGLLAFNEAIDNFDNKRNGDFYKYSYMVIKHRLIDNLRKNKRHENNLLFSSIEDDHDFSNKYMISNSHYQFEKIELAEEIDLFEKSLSDYEISLGDLISSSPKHKDSRMMSIKIARVLAEDEVLYQKMIRKRCIPLSDLLKKIQISKKTVVRNRKFIIAVSLILRSRLDDLKGFVVNMEKRDKYE, translated from the coding sequence TTGTTTAAATTGGGTTTTAATCTTAGGGAAGACAAAAACAGTGTTGAATACATAGTTGCAAAGATTAAGTCAGGAGACACAAATCTAAAAGAAGAATTCATTAAAGATAACATATTATATATAACCAAGTTAGTTTCCAATATTGTAGGGTCATATATAGACAATAAGAACAGTGAAGAATTCAGTATAGGACTATTAGCTTTCAATGAAGCTATTGATAATTTTGACAATAAGAGAAACGGGGACTTTTACAAATACTCTTACATGGTTATAAAGCATAGGCTTATTGACAATTTGAGAAAGAATAAGAGGCATGAAAATAATCTTCTGTTTTCTTCAATAGAGGATGATCATGATTTTAGCAATAAGTATATGATATCCAATTCTCATTATCAGTTTGAAAAAATTGAACTGGCTGAAGAAATTGATCTTTTTGAGAAGAGTCTTTCAGACTATGAAATTTCCTTAGGGGATTTGATATCAAGCTCACCGAAACATAAGGACTCAAGGATGATGTCCATTAAAATTGCAAGGGTTTTGGCTGAAGATGAGGTATTATACCAAAAGATGATTAGAAAAAGATGTATTCCGTTATCAGATCTCCTTAAAAAAATTCAAATCAGCAAAAAAACGGTTGTCAGAAATAGAAAATTCATTATCGCAGTGAGCCTGATACTAAGGAGCAGGCTCGATGATCTTAAGGGGTTTGTTGTGAACATGGAAAAGAGGGATAAATATGAATGA
- a CDS encoding anti-sigma-I factor RsgI family protein — protein sequence MIKRGVIIKLEKREAVVFNEMLEYEKIRRVDGMFEGQTVEYRTSKYEIIYKKFKMLSGAAAALILIFGFYIWFATRAEPEIFAYVDLDINPSIEFSIDEKNIVIGLAPLNYDAQKIVKALGKTRGKPIDEAIQNVIMRLQSEGFIKDKERQIILICSAPESQGTSPHEKKDNYKRLDKTMMIIKEALSKEKGSNLSVKTISINPEARKSSLENKMSMGRYALYETVKESGVKISLQKAKDAPLDELVSYLTDTNHDFTNNHGRDTEGKTALNDMTNNTSLPISSARTYQSPKSNHDKKDYVSTDDNGFSGSRINDKGDSEEKHTFWGSNKEDGVQVTQAKDNMQETPKSSLCTPAAATVTPAAMDLHTAIYQSTPYPTSNSVSTPITVTTPGMQPVKSTPTPTRGMPSEGPKEGERPPDDEDRHEHIGDKHGKGPFPGTEPGKPPGKPNITPGNIPTWVPVPTMKPEITPGSKPTWVPGGPISTPAVPSRRPDIPPDDHKMPPPNATGIIQKTTPGPIPTPGPIPIRRP from the coding sequence ATGATTAAAAGGGGAGTTATTATTAAGCTGGAGAAAAGAGAAGCAGTAGTTTTCAATGAAATGTTGGAGTACGAGAAGATAAGAAGAGTTGATGGCATGTTTGAAGGACAGACAGTTGAGTATAGAACATCGAAATATGAGATTATTTACAAAAAATTTAAAATGCTTTCAGGTGCAGCAGCGGCTTTGATTTTGATATTTGGCTTTTATATTTGGTTTGCAACCAGGGCTGAGCCTGAGATTTTTGCGTACGTGGATTTGGATATAAACCCTAGCATTGAGTTTTCAATAGATGAAAAGAATATTGTAATAGGACTTGCACCGCTAAACTATGATGCACAGAAGATTGTTAAAGCACTTGGGAAAACCAGAGGAAAACCTATAGATGAAGCAATTCAAAATGTCATTATGAGGCTTCAATCGGAAGGTTTTATAAAAGACAAAGAAAGGCAAATAATATTGATTTGTTCAGCTCCTGAGTCTCAAGGCACAAGCCCTCATGAAAAAAAGGACAATTATAAAAGGCTTGATAAAACAATGATGATCATAAAAGAAGCTCTATCAAAAGAGAAGGGTTCAAACTTATCTGTAAAGACGATAAGCATTAATCCTGAGGCAAGGAAAAGCAGCCTGGAGAATAAGATGTCCATGGGCAGGTATGCTCTTTATGAGACTGTAAAAGAGAGTGGAGTTAAAATATCATTACAAAAAGCAAAAGATGCACCATTAGATGAGCTGGTATCATATTTAACAGACACCAATCATGATTTTACAAATAATCATGGAAGAGATACCGAGGGGAAGACAGCTTTAAATGATATGACAAACAATACTAGTTTGCCTATATCATCAGCAAGAACATATCAGTCGCCAAAGAGCAATCATGACAAAAAGGATTATGTAAGCACGGACGATAATGGCTTTTCGGGTTCCAGAATAAATGACAAAGGCGATTCCGAAGAAAAACATACTTTTTGGGGCTCTAACAAAGAAGATGGTGTACAAGTAACACAAGCTAAGGATAATATGCAGGAAACTCCCAAAAGCAGTTTATGTACTCCTGCAGCGGCTACGGTTACTCCTGCGGCCATGGATTTGCATACTGCTATATATCAGTCTACCCCATATCCAACTTCAAATTCGGTTTCAACACCTATAACAGTAACGACACCGGGCATGCAGCCAGTAAAATCAACACCTACTCCTACAAGGGGAATGCCAAGTGAAGGCCCAAAGGAAGGAGAAAGACCTCCTGATGACGAAGACAGGCATGAGCATATTGGAGACAAACATGGGAAGGGTCCGTTTCCAGGAACAGAGCCCGGTAAACCGCCAGGAAAGCCTAATATCACACCGGGAAATATACCTACATGGGTGCCTGTGCCTACTATGAAACCTGAAATAACGCCAGGGTCAAAGCCTACATGGGTGCCGGGCGGACCAATTTCCACGCCTGCAGTACCCTCAAGGAGGCCAGATATACCGCCTGACGATCACAAGATGCCGCCTCCAAATGCTACGGGTATTATACAAAAAACCACACCAGGGCCAATACCCACTCCGGGACCAATACCAATAAGAAGACCGTAA
- a CDS encoding dockerin type I domain-containing protein encodes MIKNYKKVLSILLVFFCSSAVFLFLGKAVSAETYSAYIMGYFKQETGGYGLNLCYSTDAMNWKNINDGKAVLYAKLGTKGIRDPYIRRKQDGTFVIVATDMLGTNWSDHSQYIHVWDSDDLITFKNERLLKVHSTNMHAWAPEVFYDYNKKQYGIIWSGNTNYNRTYVNYTTDFNTITESEVFFDPGYDVIDSDVIQHNGTAYLFFKDERSSGKSIKAAKSTTLNPNSFNVFTPNFITSAGTEGPFVFKDNNSNTWYMYADLFNQNGKFECWKTTDLGATSWTKVANISVPAGVRHGSVVSVTQTELDGILAGKPIATPTHTPTPTAAPTSTPTATAFSYSVSGYISPDFSFPESSKSILTSGFRVEITQTGKSTSTDQNGYFIIRDVPKSSSGYTLRISKGGYLTRELKDIIIDSNLQISTQISPIKLWGGDFNKDNSINMADIIILAKCFSSITNDSNYDAGIDLNMDGSINMSDVIIVAVNFNKTNFNY; translated from the coding sequence ATGATAAAAAACTATAAGAAGGTTTTGTCCATACTCTTGGTATTTTTTTGTTCTTCCGCAGTTTTTCTATTCCTTGGCAAAGCCGTATCTGCTGAAACCTATTCCGCATACATCATGGGGTACTTTAAGCAGGAAACAGGTGGTTATGGCCTAAATCTCTGCTACAGCACCGATGCTATGAACTGGAAAAATATAAATGACGGTAAAGCCGTGCTCTATGCAAAGTTAGGTACAAAAGGAATTCGAGATCCATACATTCGTAGGAAACAGGACGGAACTTTTGTAATAGTAGCCACCGACATGCTTGGAACCAATTGGTCGGATCACAGCCAGTACATACATGTTTGGGATTCCGATGACCTCATAACTTTTAAAAACGAGCGTTTATTGAAAGTGCACTCAACAAACATGCACGCATGGGCACCTGAGGTATTCTATGACTACAATAAAAAGCAATACGGCATCATATGGTCGGGAAACACCAACTATAATCGTACATATGTAAACTATACCACTGACTTCAATACAATAACCGAGAGCGAGGTATTTTTTGATCCGGGATATGACGTAATAGACTCTGACGTAATTCAGCATAACGGTACAGCTTATTTGTTTTTCAAGGATGAGCGTTCCAGCGGAAAATCAATTAAAGCTGCCAAATCCACAACATTAAACCCAAACAGCTTCAACGTATTTACCCCGAATTTTATCACGTCCGCAGGCACTGAGGGCCCCTTCGTATTCAAGGACAACAACTCCAACACATGGTATATGTATGCTGATCTTTTCAATCAAAATGGCAAATTCGAATGTTGGAAGACAACAGACTTAGGTGCTACTTCCTGGACAAAAGTGGCAAACATCAGTGTTCCGGCAGGCGTAAGGCACGGAAGTGTTGTTAGCGTGACCCAAACTGAATTGGACGGCATACTTGCAGGAAAGCCTATTGCCACGCCCACCCATACACCTACACCAACCGCTGCACCTACTTCCACACCAACCGCTACTGCTTTTTCCTACAGCGTTTCAGGTTATATATCTCCCGACTTTTCTTTCCCTGAAAGTTCAAAATCCATACTGACTTCAGGGTTTAGGGTTGAGATTACACAAACAGGCAAGTCAACATCTACCGATCAAAACGGGTATTTTATAATTAGGGATGTACCGAAAAGCAGTTCAGGCTATACATTGAGGATAAGCAAGGGAGGCTATCTGACTCGAGAATTAAAAGACATTATAATAGACTCAAACCTTCAGATTTCTACACAGATTTCTCCAATAAAACTCTGGGGTGGGGACTTTAATAAGGACAATTCCATTAACATGGCAGATATTATAATATTGGCAAAATGCTTTAGCAGCATAACCAATGATTCCAATTATGATGCAGGTATTGACCTCAACATGGACGGATCTATCAACATGAGTGATGTAATTATTGTTGCAGTAAATTTTAATAAGACAAATTTTAATTATTAG
- a CDS encoding dockerin type I domain-containing protein, which produces MNECKKNTKRFFLLLLVMVQIGLMIIPGQWADAAPLRLMEKLDRGLVAVKVSNGVFVSWRMFGTDPESIGFNVYRNGTKLNDSPLTTSTNYLDASGATSSTYTVRPVLNGQEQVASETASVWGQNYLTVPIKAPISGYQAGDCSTGDLDGDGQYEIVIKWEGATQDNANSGVTDPVCLEAYKLNGTRLWTINLGKNIRGGAHYTQFMVADFDSDGKAEVACKTADGTKDGKGKVIGDANANYVNGNGYILAGPEFLTVFSGMTGEALATVNYDPPRGTVSSWGDNYGNRVDRFLACVAYLDGVQPSIVMCRGYYTRLTIAAWDFRSGKLTKRWLFDSNTNTKFAGQGNHNLSVGDVDNDGKDEIIYGACAIDDDGKGMYTTGLGHGDSMHFGDLNPNRAGLEVWSCHEGEGGADLHDARTGAILFRWNADADTGRACTADIVASSPGEEMWASGSPLFSATGQNLGSAPGSTNHAIWWDGDELRELLDGTTITKHGGGTLLSATGCTKINGTKSNPNLQADILGDWREELICRTSDNTALRIYTTTSITNRRIYTLMHDPIYRNGVAWQNVAYNQPPHTGFFIGSGMAAPPIPQIALVGDNGPSTPPSNTPTSTPTSTLRNTPTSTPTNTPASSAPEDINGDRVVNMSDVILIASHFNAVSTGGNYDRKCDVNGDGAINMSDVILVAAKFNKSV; this is translated from the coding sequence ATGAACGAGTGCAAAAAAAACACAAAGAGATTTTTCCTGCTATTATTGGTAATGGTGCAGATCGGGCTAATGATCATACCAGGCCAATGGGCTGATGCAGCACCGTTAAGACTTATGGAAAAACTGGACAGGGGTCTTGTGGCAGTAAAGGTTAGTAATGGGGTTTTTGTAAGCTGGCGTATGTTTGGTACAGACCCGGAAAGCATTGGATTTAATGTCTATAGGAATGGTACCAAATTAAACGATTCACCGCTTACTACAAGTACCAACTATCTTGATGCAAGCGGAGCCACAAGCTCAACCTATACAGTGCGTCCTGTTCTAAATGGCCAGGAACAAGTTGCATCTGAGACAGCTTCTGTATGGGGGCAGAATTATCTTACAGTACCTATTAAAGCACCGATCAGCGGATATCAAGCAGGGGATTGCAGCACTGGTGATTTGGATGGAGATGGGCAATATGAGATTGTTATAAAGTGGGAAGGTGCTACTCAGGATAATGCAAATTCTGGTGTTACTGATCCTGTATGTCTTGAAGCATATAAACTGAACGGTACTCGCTTGTGGACAATAAACCTCGGCAAAAATATCCGCGGTGGTGCACACTACACCCAGTTCATGGTTGCGGATTTTGACAGTGACGGAAAGGCAGAGGTTGCATGCAAAACCGCAGACGGTACGAAGGATGGTAAAGGCAAGGTAATAGGTGATGCAAATGCAAATTATGTAAATGGCAACGGATACATATTAGCAGGTCCTGAGTTTCTTACAGTATTCAGCGGGATGACAGGCGAAGCCCTTGCAACTGTAAACTATGATCCTCCAAGAGGTACTGTTTCCTCATGGGGGGATAACTACGGCAACCGTGTAGATCGTTTTCTAGCTTGTGTGGCTTATCTTGATGGGGTTCAGCCAAGTATAGTCATGTGCCGCGGATATTATACCAGGTTGACTATTGCAGCATGGGATTTTAGAAGCGGAAAGCTTACAAAGAGGTGGCTTTTTGACAGTAACACAAATACCAAATTTGCAGGACAGGGCAATCATAACCTAAGTGTTGGAGATGTTGATAACGACGGTAAGGATGAGATTATATACGGTGCATGTGCTATAGATGATGATGGCAAGGGAATGTATACCACTGGTTTAGGACATGGGGATTCCATGCACTTTGGAGACCTCAATCCCAATAGAGCAGGCCTGGAGGTATGGTCTTGTCATGAAGGGGAAGGCGGAGCTGACTTGCATGACGCAAGAACAGGTGCAATTCTTTTCAGATGGAATGCTGATGCTGATACGGGAAGAGCTTGTACTGCTGATATTGTAGCTTCATCTCCCGGGGAAGAAATGTGGGCTTCAGGTTCACCATTATTTAGTGCTACAGGTCAGAACCTTGGAAGTGCTCCAGGGTCAACTAACCATGCCATATGGTGGGATGGGGATGAACTAAGAGAGCTTCTGGACGGCACTACAATAACAAAACACGGTGGAGGCACTTTGCTTAGTGCTACCGGTTGTACTAAAATCAACGGCACAAAGTCCAATCCGAACCTGCAGGCGGATATACTCGGAGATTGGAGAGAGGAACTTATTTGCAGGACAAGTGACAACACTGCTCTTCGCATATATACTACTACCAGTATTACAAATAGAAGGATTTACACTTTGATGCATGATCCTATTTACAGAAATGGGGTTGCATGGCAGAATGTTGCTTACAATCAGCCGCCTCACACTGGGTTCTTCATAGGCAGCGGTATGGCTGCACCGCCTATTCCCCAGATAGCCCTTGTAGGTGATAACGGACCAAGCACACCACCTTCAAACACACCAACGAGTACACCTACCAGTACATTGAGAAACACCCCGACAAGCACCCCGACTAACACTCCGGCTTCGTCAGCACCTGAGGATATAAATGGAGATAGGGTGGTTAATATGTCGGATGTAATACTTATTGCATCACATTTCAATGCTGTTTCAACAGGCGGTAATTATGACAGAAAATGTGATGTAAATGGTGACGGAGCAATCAATATGTCTGATGTTATACTGGTTGCAGCCAAGTTCAATAAATCTGTATGA
- a CDS encoding GDSL-type esterase/lipase family protein: protein MYRWKKLSKFVSSFVIFTVIGFNTGGSGVKAAADYKFDFGGGAVQPGYVGVSASTAYSKSLGYGFNTPQNMKNVTASGSGAASDAVQFVTFGTKSTNTFNVDLPNGLYEVTVTLGNTSRASVAAEGVFQVMNMTGNNAVDKFQIPITDGQLNLLVTEGKAGTAFTLSALEIRKLSDSPVTNRTIYIGGDSTVCNYYPLDTSVQAGWGQMLPKYVSTDYFQIRNMATSGQIARGFRDDGQFEAIMKYIKPGDYFILQLGINDTNTKNNTTEAQFKEIMRDMVVKAKAAGATVVLSTPQGRATDFNSANVHTAVGRWYRQATIALAKEENVQLLDLNVLSSAYFTSIGPDATLALYMTGDTLHPNRQGATQLARLVYENLKLPLNSPTPAKNTNTPTPTNTSTPTKVPTNTPVTTNTPTATAQLPVEDINKDRAVNMADVILIALNFNTQVTESNRNCDLNGDGVINMSDVIKVALKFNMSV, encoded by the coding sequence ATGTATAGATGGAAAAAACTAAGCAAATTTGTAAGTTCATTTGTTATCTTTACAGTAATAGGCTTTAATACAGGCGGCTCTGGTGTCAAGGCTGCAGCAGATTATAAATTTGATTTTGGAGGCGGTGCAGTACAACCTGGCTATGTCGGGGTAAGTGCATCTACCGCATATAGTAAGTCTTTGGGATATGGGTTTAATACCCCTCAAAATATGAAAAATGTCACAGCATCGGGCAGTGGAGCGGCTAGCGATGCTGTCCAATTTGTGACTTTTGGGACAAAAAGTACAAACACATTTAATGTAGACCTTCCCAACGGTTTATATGAGGTGACGGTCACACTGGGAAACACAAGCAGGGCAAGCGTGGCAGCTGAAGGTGTATTCCAGGTTATGAACATGACCGGAAACAATGCAGTGGATAAATTCCAGATACCGATAACTGATGGCCAGTTAAATTTATTGGTAACCGAGGGTAAAGCGGGTACGGCATTTACTCTTAGTGCTCTGGAAATCAGGAAGCTGTCGGATAGTCCGGTAACAAACAGGACCATATACATTGGCGGAGATTCAACTGTGTGTAATTATTACCCTTTAGACACAAGCGTACAGGCTGGATGGGGACAGATGCTTCCGAAGTATGTAAGCACCGACTACTTTCAAATAAGAAACATGGCGACAAGTGGACAGATTGCAAGGGGTTTTCGCGATGACGGGCAATTTGAGGCAATCATGAAATATATAAAGCCCGGTGACTATTTTATTCTACAGCTTGGTATAAATGATACAAATACAAAAAACAACACTACAGAAGCACAGTTTAAAGAAATAATGAGAGATATGGTAGTAAAGGCAAAGGCAGCTGGTGCTACCGTTGTGTTATCAACTCCCCAGGGAAGGGCGACGGACTTTAATTCTGCAAATGTACATACTGCTGTCGGCAGATGGTACAGGCAAGCTACCATCGCCTTGGCAAAGGAAGAGAATGTACAATTGCTGGACCTTAATGTTTTAAGTTCGGCATATTTCACATCCATAGGGCCTGATGCTACCCTTGCACTTTACATGACGGGAGATACATTGCACCCTAACCGACAGGGAGCGACACAGCTTGCAAGGTTAGTATACGAAAACCTGAAGCTGCCTCTTAATTCACCTACACCTGCAAAGAATACTAATACACCGACTCCCACAAACACCTCTACCCCTACAAAAGTCCCAACCAATACACCTGTAACAACAAATACACCAACTGCTACTGCCCAATTACCGGTGGAAGATATAAACAAGGACAGGGCAGTAAACATGGCGGATGTTATACTGATTGCCTTAAATTTTAACACCCAGGTGACTGAAAGTAACAGAAACTGCGATCTAAATGGCGATGGCGTAATTAACATGAGTGATGTAATAAAGGTTGCATTGAAGTTTAATATGAGTGTATGA
- a CDS encoding GGDEF domain-containing protein, translating to MQHLLHFKRINDTYGHLTGDNVLVQVVEIIKNSIFYKDLICRYGGEEFIILFTRTSMERAITESERIRKEVEQYSFIFNDEIKDGQVTVSIGLAYFDENMPNGIESILELADKRLYTAKASGKNKLIYQ from the coding sequence ATGCAGCACTTGCTACATTTTAAAAGAATTAATGATACTTATGGGCATTTAACAGGCGATAATGTGTTGGTTCAAGTTGTTGAAATTATAAAAAATAGCATTTTTTATAAAGATTTAATATGCAGGTATGGCGGAGAAGAATTTATAATATTGTTTACAAGAACTTCTATGGAGAGGGCAATAACAGAGTCTGAGAGAATTCGTAAAGAAGTTGAACAGTATAGTTTTATTTTTAACGATGAAATAAAAGATGGTCAAGTAACAGTAAGCATCGGTTTGGCATATTTTGATGAAAATATGCCAAATGGTATCGAGAGTATACTTGAGCTCGCAGATAAACGACTTTATACTGCTAAAGCTTCAGGAAAGAATAAATTGATTTATCAATAG